One Pectobacterium cacticida genomic window, AAGATTACGTTAGCCGGATGGTGGAAGGTCAGGACAAGATCTATTACATCACGGCAGACAGTTACGCGGCGGCAAAAAGCAGCCCGCATCTGGAATTGTTCCGCAAGAAAGGTATTGAGGTATTGCTGTTGTCCGATCGCATTGATGAGTGGATGATGAGCTACCTGACCGAGTTTGATGGTAAATCCTTCCAATCTGTCAGCAAAGCCGATGAGGCATTAGACAAACTGGCTGACGAAGAAAGTGAGGCGCAGAAAGAAGCGCAAAAAGCGCTGGAACCTTTGGTTGAACGGGTGAAAACCCTGTTGGGCGATCGGGTTAAAGACGTGCGTTTTACACACCGTTTGACCGATACACCTGCGATTGTGGTGACGGATGCGGACGAGATGAGCACGCAAATGGCGAAATTGTTCGCGGCGGCAGGCCAGCCGGCACCGGAAGTAAAATACATTTTTGAATTGAACCCGGAGCATGCGTTAATTAAACGTGCGGCTGATGAATCAGATGACGCTGCCTTCGGCGAATGGGTCGAACTGCTACTGGATCAAGCCTTATTGGCTGAACGCGGTACGTTGGACGATCCGAACCAGTTCATTCGCCGGATGAATAAACTGCTGGGTGCTTGATATTGCTCTCCTTCAGCCTCGATTAATACCGTAATGCCGTTCACTTAAGCCTGAATATGGGGGAAACGCGGTGATGAGATTCCCGGTAGGGAACCTCGTGCCGTGGTTCCCCCTGTTTATCGATTCTTAAACGAGCGGCTTTAGGTTTATAGCGGGGTTTCTCTACCTCTGCTTTTTTCATTTATCCTCAATAGCTGAACCGAGCCCGTTCCTTGAGCATAAGCGTCTGGAATGGTATGGTTTAGCGTTTTCAAATTTATTTTATAAAAATTACATAGCAAGGGGATTTACGCGATGCGTATTATTCTGCTGGGCGCTCCGGGCGCAGGCAAAGGTACTCAGGCACAATTCATTATGGAAAAATACGGTATACCGCAGATTTCCACAGGCGACATGCTGCGAGCCGCGGTTAAAGCGGGCACTGAATTGGGCAAGCAAGCCAAAGAAATCATGGACGCAGGTAAGCTGGTCACCGATGAGTTGGTCATTGCTCTGGTTAAAGAACGTATCGCCCAGGAAGATTGCCGTAACGGTTTCCTGTTGGATGGATTCCCACGCACGATTCCGCAAGCTGATGCGATGAAAGACGCGGGCATCAATGTGGATTACGTTATCGAATTCGCGGTTCCTGATGAATTGATTATCGATCGCATCGTGGGGCGTCGTGTGCATGCGGCGTCAGGTCGTGTCTACCATATCAAATTTAATCCGCCGAAAGTGGAAGGTAAAGATGATGTGACAGGGGAAGATCTGAGCATCCGTAAGGACGATCAGGAAGATACCGTGCGTAAACGTCTGGTTGAGTATCATCAGCAAACGGCGCCGCT contains:
- the adk gene encoding adenylate kinase encodes the protein MRIILLGAPGAGKGTQAQFIMEKYGIPQISTGDMLRAAVKAGTELGKQAKEIMDAGKLVTDELVIALVKERIAQEDCRNGFLLDGFPRTIPQADAMKDAGINVDYVIEFAVPDELIIDRIVGRRVHAASGRVYHIKFNPPKVEGKDDVTGEDLSIRKDDQEDTVRKRLVEYHQQTAPLVSYYQKEADAGNTRYFKIEGTRKVEEIRAELETILG